Proteins co-encoded in one Coregonus clupeaformis isolate EN_2021a chromosome 17, ASM2061545v1, whole genome shotgun sequence genomic window:
- the LOC121586305 gene encoding cyclin-dependent kinases regulatory subunit 1 produces the protein MSQKQIYYSDKYDDEKFEYRHVMLPKDIAKRVPKTHLMSETEWRNLGVQQSQGWIHYMIHQPEPHILLFRRPLPAA, from the exons ATGTCTCAGAAGCAGATATATTACTCTGACAAATACGACGATGAGAAATTCGAGTATAG GCACGTGATGCTGCCCAAGGACATTGCCAAGCGTGTGCCCAAGACCCATTTGATGTCAGAGACGGAGTGGAGGAACCTGGGCGTCCAGCAAAGTCAAGGCTGGATACACTACATGATCCATCAACCAG AGCCCCACATCTTGCTTTTCCGTCGTCCACTGCCCGCAGCCTGA